A part of Primulina eburnea isolate SZY01 chromosome 10, ASM2296580v1, whole genome shotgun sequence genomic DNA contains:
- the LOC140803255 gene encoding protein JOKA2-like isoform X1: MIGDCRPPQHMVCLDLNLAHVQKNRLTTVDYGHEEGAMSPEAEDGEIVATGRVIIDRPVVYPHHVLYDSHAKDRDPVSSQDCRGFKVKSRLPKMDSCFIRDVNIPDNIVMAPLTPFTKIWHLKNNGIVVWPKKTIISWMGGDKLSDELSVELKIPATGLAIKQELDVAVDFIALISLLLSFQESTNLAGAKVWATHLDLDQGCYFCCSEATGKYQEL, translated from the exons ATGATCGGTGATTGTAGACCGCCGCAACATATGGTTTGTTTGGATCTGAACTTGGCTCATGTTCAAAAGAATCGGCTGACGACTGTGGATTATGGGCACGAGGAGGGGGCAATGTCTCCTGAAGCTGAG GATGGAGAAATAGTGGCAACTGGTCGAGTAAT AATTGATCGCCCTGTGGTTTATCCACACCATGTGTTGTATGATTCTCATGCCAAGGATAGGGATCCGGTTTCATCACAGGATTGCAGGGGTTTTAAGGTTAAATCACGTCTGCCCAAGATGGATAGTTGCTTCATTAGAGATGTGAATATACCCGATAACATTGTTATGGCACCTTTAACTCCATTTACCAAGATTTGGCACCTGAAGAACAATGGTATAGTTGTGTGGCCCAAGAAAACAATCATTTCCTGGATGGGAGGAGATAAATTGAGCGACGAACTATCTGTTGAGTTAAAGATTCCTGCAACTGGTTTGGCCATTAAACAGGAGCTTGATGTTGCTGTTGATTTCATTGCGTTGATTTCATTGCTCCTGAGCTTCCAGGAAAGTACGAATCTTGCTGGGGCAAAGGTTTGGGCAACTCATTTGGATTTGGATCAAGGTTGTTACTTCTGTTGCAGCGAAGCCACTGGAAAATATCAGGAGCTTTAA
- the LOC140803255 gene encoding protein JOKA2-like isoform X2, translating to MGTRRGQCLLKLRIDRPVVYPHHVLYDSHAKDRDPVSSQDCRGFKVKSRLPKMDSCFIRDVNIPDNIVMAPLTPFTKIWHLKNNGIVVWPKKTIISWMGGDKLSDELSVELKIPATGLAIKQELDVAVDFIALISLLLSFQESTNLAGAKVWATHLDLDQGCYFCCSEATGKYQEL from the exons ATGGGCACGAGGAGGGGGCAATGTCTCCTGAAGCTGAG AATTGATCGCCCTGTGGTTTATCCACACCATGTGTTGTATGATTCTCATGCCAAGGATAGGGATCCGGTTTCATCACAGGATTGCAGGGGTTTTAAGGTTAAATCACGTCTGCCCAAGATGGATAGTTGCTTCATTAGAGATGTGAATATACCCGATAACATTGTTATGGCACCTTTAACTCCATTTACCAAGATTTGGCACCTGAAGAACAATGGTATAGTTGTGTGGCCCAAGAAAACAATCATTTCCTGGATGGGAGGAGATAAATTGAGCGACGAACTATCTGTTGAGTTAAAGATTCCTGCAACTGGTTTGGCCATTAAACAGGAGCTTGATGTTGCTGTTGATTTCATTGCGTTGATTTCATTGCTCCTGAGCTTCCAGGAAAGTACGAATCTTGCTGGGGCAAAGGTTTGGGCAACTCATTTGGATTTGGATCAAGGTTGTTACTTCTGTTGCAGCGAAGCCACTGGAAAATATCAGGAGCTTTAA